A genomic segment from Actinomyces lilanjuaniae encodes:
- a CDS encoding sirohydrochlorin chelatase yields the protein MSSTSRAARGSQPPLVLLAHGSRRPARYPPLARTVQQVRTALPRVEVRSGYVDLQEPGPEAALEGLTGPVVLPFFLARGYHVLHDVPAAVHRHGSGTVTAHLGSDSQVVTVVAQRLDQAARHLGGTEALDHVVLGAAGSRNRAALAEVEAVSARLSQLLGLPVTTAYLSASGPSVAQAVRSARRRGAARVGVATYLLAQGRFHQALGTTGADIVADPVGGHPGLAELVARRYLQAVDRQQPGTTPSLPLYPSVLPALAGLSARHPQA from the coding sequence ATGAGCAGCACCAGCCGCGCGGCGCGTGGAAGCCAGCCGCCCCTGGTCCTGCTGGCCCACGGGTCGAGGCGCCCCGCACGCTACCCACCGCTGGCCCGCACCGTGCAGCAGGTCCGCACGGCGCTGCCCCGGGTCGAGGTGCGCTCCGGCTACGTCGACCTGCAGGAGCCCGGGCCCGAGGCGGCTCTGGAGGGGCTCACCGGCCCTGTGGTTCTTCCGTTCTTCCTGGCCCGGGGCTACCACGTCCTCCACGACGTCCCCGCTGCCGTCCACCGACACGGCTCGGGGACGGTGACCGCCCACCTGGGGAGTGACAGCCAGGTGGTCACGGTGGTCGCCCAGAGGCTGGACCAGGCGGCACGGCACCTGGGCGGGACCGAGGCGCTGGACCACGTCGTCCTGGGCGCCGCAGGGTCGCGCAACCGCGCGGCACTGGCTGAGGTTGAGGCCGTCTCAGCCAGGTTGTCTCAGCTCCTGGGCCTGCCGGTGACAACGGCCTACCTGTCCGCGTCGGGACCCAGCGTGGCCCAGGCGGTCCGCTCCGCCCGACGGCGCGGGGCCGCCCGGGTGGGCGTCGCCACCTACCTGCTGGCCCAGGGGCGCTTCCACCAGGCGCTGGGCACCACAGGGGCCGACATCGTGGCTGATCCTGTGGGAGGGCACCCGGGCCTGGCGGAACTGGTGGCGCGCCGCTACCTCCAGGCCGTGGACCGCCAGCAGCCAGGCACAACGCCATCTCTCCCGCTCTACCCGTCCGTCCTGCCAGCTCTGGCAGGTCTGTCAGCCCGGCACCCCCAGGCCTGA
- a CDS encoding polymorphic toxin type 15 domain-containing protein, which translates to MAATRQAAARAVPVAPAVPAALVAPVPPRGRTPDGRALAGPAPQARAPHRPHHRRCWSRHPWRRGRWRPGPAPGHSSGGDGAALVASDMFTPGRAGGQAVLVWEGSVAAPDSPLAWHSAVPVEVFFHTGYQPATQELASEFTRQLDRQLSALSLLSAERLLEGIRTYRAQGRQPTSKATRDSRKNFMKEVVGDLRRVHRFSREDARAATREVDRALVVLHESDQVTFGPSQPATTAGGWPSLGHGAVNSSIGGQNKPMVAVLEQAALQVPRSSVPGCACWCAPSSPAPPTWLRTCDTGAPTWSRAPRPRGLPPAPGAAVDPQPRRRHHRRRPPTLAPTTRARARALGHDPAAPDGPAPCRPAAPDGCRPRSAVAAADPRGRLGQDRVPRGPGPARGTHRDRPRPHRQPARGLLPPPAHHRRTNATSTATAPGRPQAVPGGQAGPQDHPRGGPGRHQGPSRPNNPGAPHPTPDPHQKTPTQPRPGPLRPDPDLTR; encoded by the coding sequence GTGGCAGCGACGAGACAGGCGGCGGCCCGGGCAGTGCCGGTGGCCCCGGCGGTCCCGGCGGCCCTGGTGGCACCGGTCCCGCCCCGGGGACGGACTCCTGATGGCCGGGCGCTGGCGGGACCGGCTCCGCAGGCGCGGGCGCCCCACCGCCCCCACCACCGCCGCTGCTGGTCCCGCCACCCCTGGCGGCGGGGCCGGTGGCGGCCCGGCCCCGCCCCCGGCCACAGCAGCGGCGGCGATGGCGCGGCCCTGGTGGCCTCTGACATGTTCACCCCAGGGCGGGCTGGTGGGCAGGCGGTGCTGGTGTGGGAGGGGTCGGTGGCGGCGCCTGACAGTCCGCTGGCATGGCACTCGGCGGTGCCTGTGGAGGTGTTCTTCCACACCGGCTACCAGCCCGCCACCCAGGAGCTGGCCTCCGAGTTCACCCGCCAGCTGGACCGCCAGCTCTCGGCCCTGTCCCTGCTGTCGGCGGAGCGCCTGCTGGAGGGCATCCGCACCTACCGCGCCCAGGGCCGCCAGCCCACCTCCAAGGCCACCAGGGACTCCCGCAAGAACTTCATGAAGGAGGTCGTGGGCGACCTGCGGCGTGTGCACCGGTTCTCCCGGGAGGACGCGCGGGCCGCGACGCGGGAGGTGGACCGGGCGCTGGTGGTGCTCCACGAGTCCGACCAGGTCACCTTCGGCCCCTCCCAGCCCGCCACCACCGCCGGGGGCTGGCCCTCCCTGGGCCACGGGGCGGTCAACTCCTCCATCGGCGGCCAGAACAAGCCCATGGTGGCGGTCCTGGAGCAGGCCGCCCTCCAGGTCCCCCGCAGCAGCGTTCCCGGGTGCGCCTGCTGGTGCGCGCCGTCCTCACCGGCTCCCCCGACCTGGCTCAGGACCTGCGACACGGGCGCACCCACCTGGAGCCGCGCACCCAGGCCCAGAGGGCTGCCACCAGCCCCCGGGGCCGCCGTGGACCCCCAGCCACGTCGCCGCCACCATCGCCGCAGGCCACCCACCCTGGCACCCACCACCCGCGCAAGAGCCCGCGCCCTCGGCCACGACCCGGCCGCCCCAGACGGCCCAGCCCCGTGCAGGCCAGCCGCCCCAGACGGGTGCCGCCCCAGGTCAGCCGTCGCGGCCGCTGACCCGCGAGGACGTCTTGGCCAAGATCGCGTCCCACGTGGCCCAGGACCGGCGCGAGGCACCCACCGGGACCGACCTCGCCCGCACCGCCAGCCTGCGCGAGGCCTCCTTCCCCCACCCGCCCACCACCGCCGTACGAACGCCACCAGCACAGCCACAGCCCCAGGCAGGCCCCAGGCCGTCCCGGGCGGGCAGGCCGGGCCACAAGATCACCCCCGAGGAGGTCCTGGCCGACATCAAGGCCCGAGCCGCCCGAATAACCCAGGAGCCCCCCACCCCACGCCAGACCCCCACCAGAAAACACCGACGCAACCGAGGCCTGGGCCGCTAAGACCCGACCCCGACCTCACCCGATGA
- a CDS encoding proteasome accessory factor PafA2 family protein — MASRPGRATGLETELAVVCAPLRGAVGARADAPTGRTGPAESADSTGSTGPADLMGAQEAAAFLLRHRPEGYRSDNLFLPNGGRLYLDVGSHPEYATAECATVRDLVAQDQAGRALLAAMARRATTTLSRRGTPARIHVLANNTDSAGHTYGCHENYSVPRSLDIEAVMPVLASFLATRPVLVGTGVPLPGGAPGQEGHELPGRDTRGDQVDLPEDACWGLSPRAPHLRALASADTTGQRALVNTRDQPHADRKRLRRLHVTCADTTMAEPTAGLRSVLTLLLLDALEAGEDFSDLVLADPLAVLGRLGTSAWGEAEARTCQGRELSAVDVQEAFAERLARRLETEGTPPALEGADHLLRDLAPRVVTALRTRDASGIDTEIDWAVKRRVMRAHRARHPDLGGRTLEVLRTRVDLAYHDLDADTGLTARLRQQGGLASLCDPEETARARTQPPPTRAALRGEFVRACLARGADFSVTWESLRLDSPPTTPVDLPDPLASQDDAAQALTERVRSLSRREMRLIDLPGRSGLGVPG, encoded by the coding sequence ATGGCCAGCCGCCCCGGGCGCGCCACAGGTCTGGAGACCGAGCTGGCTGTGGTCTGCGCCCCGCTGCGCGGGGCGGTCGGGGCCAGGGCAGACGCGCCCACCGGGCGCACGGGTCCTGCTGAGTCGGCGGACTCCACTGGCTCCACAGGGCCAGCGGACCTTATGGGGGCGCAGGAGGCCGCCGCCTTCCTGCTGCGCCACCGCCCTGAGGGCTACCGCTCGGACAACCTCTTCCTGCCCAACGGGGGGCGGCTCTACCTCGACGTCGGCTCCCATCCGGAGTACGCCACCGCGGAGTGCGCCACCGTGCGCGACCTGGTGGCCCAGGACCAGGCCGGGCGCGCGCTCCTGGCCGCCATGGCGCGGCGGGCCACCACCACCTTGTCGCGCCGCGGCACGCCCGCACGCATCCACGTCCTGGCCAACAACACGGACTCCGCCGGGCACACCTACGGCTGCCACGAGAACTACTCCGTGCCCCGCAGCCTGGACATTGAGGCTGTGATGCCGGTGCTCGCCTCCTTCCTGGCTACCCGGCCCGTCCTGGTGGGTACCGGGGTACCGCTGCCCGGGGGCGCGCCCGGCCAGGAGGGCCACGAGCTGCCGGGCCGGGACACCCGGGGGGACCAGGTGGACCTGCCGGAGGACGCCTGCTGGGGGCTGTCTCCGCGCGCCCCTCATCTGCGCGCCCTGGCCTCGGCGGACACCACCGGGCAGCGGGCCCTGGTCAACACCCGTGACCAGCCCCACGCCGACCGTAAGCGCCTGCGCCGCCTGCACGTGACCTGCGCGGACACCACCATGGCCGAGCCCACGGCGGGCCTGCGCAGCGTGCTGACCCTCCTGCTCCTGGACGCCCTGGAGGCGGGGGAGGACTTCTCTGACCTGGTCCTGGCCGATCCTCTGGCGGTGCTGGGCCGCCTGGGCACCAGTGCCTGGGGCGAGGCCGAGGCGCGCACCTGCCAGGGCCGCGAGCTCAGTGCCGTCGACGTCCAGGAGGCCTTCGCCGAGCGGCTGGCACGCCGTCTGGAGACCGAGGGCACTCCGCCCGCCCTGGAAGGGGCCGACCACCTGCTGCGTGACCTCGCCCCCAGGGTGGTTACCGCCCTGCGCACCCGTGACGCCAGCGGCATCGACACCGAGATCGACTGGGCGGTCAAGAGGCGGGTCATGCGGGCACATCGTGCGCGCCACCCTGATCTGGGCGGCAGGACCCTGGAGGTACTGCGCACCCGGGTGGACCTGGCCTACCACGACCTGGACGCCGACACCGGCCTGACCGCGCGGCTGCGCCAACAGGGTGGTCTGGCCAGTCTGTGCGACCCGGAGGAGACGGCCCGGGCCCGCACCCAGCCCCCGCCCACACGGGCCGCGCTGCGTGGGGAGTTTGTCCGGGCCTGCCTGGCCCGGGGGGCGGACTTCTCGGTGACCTGGGAGAGCCTGCGCCTGGACTCCCCGCCCACCACGCCAGTGGACCTGCCCGACCCCCTGGCCAGCCAGGACGACGCCGCCCAGGCGCTGACCGAACGGGTGCGCAGCCTGAGCCGCCGCGAGATGCGCCTTATCGACCTGCCTGGCCGCTCAGGCCTGGGGGTGCCGGGCTGA
- the valS gene encoding valine--tRNA ligase, with amino-acid sequence MSETSTPAEGSRHLPSELHSPRVPGKVSTDGLEETWGQRWEEEGAYAFDRDAQRHEVFSIDTPPPTVSGSLHVGHVFSYTHTDTIARYQRMRGKAVFYPMGWDDNGLPTERRVQNYFGVRCDPSLPYDPDFTPPHTGGEGKSVKARDQVPVSRRNFVELCERLTVEDEAQFEALWRRLGLSVDWSQTYQTIGPRARTVAQAAFLRNLARGEAYQAAAPGLWDVTFQTAVAQAELESREYPGFYHRLAFHVTDAQVAAQAAAAGAPVEDGPGGTRDVCIETTRPELLAACVALVAHPDDERYQPLFGATVTSPVFGVEVPVLAHPAAEMDKGAGIAMCCTFGDTTDIDWWRDLDLPLRAILRKDGRIETEVPQWITQEAGRQAYAAMAGKTAFSARQVVVEALAASGEMRGEPVRTVRQTNFFEKGDKPLEIVTSRQWYIRNGGRAWTNPASGRDLNAELLERGRELAFHPDFMRVRYENWVTGLNNDWLISRQRFFGVPFPVWYRVGADGQVDYDAVITPEESALPVDPSSDPAPGYTEDQRGVPGGFVGEVDIMDTWATSSLTPQLASGWLTDEDLFARVYPMDLRPQGQDIIRTWLFSSVVRANLEFGALPWASTGLSGWILDSDHKKMSKSKGNVVTPMGLLEQFGADAVRYWAASARLGLDAAFEESQIKIGRRLAIKILNASKFALSMGIPWDADEEARAAAPAPSLDASQVTEPLDRAVLAALADVVEAATTAFDSYGHARALEVTESFFWTFCDDYIELVKDRANDAEGTHTAGAVRSARTTLALAVDTFVRLLAPFLPYATEEVWSWYRTGSVHRSAWPEAAPLRQAAQGADSTLVSQAGTVLAALRRVKSEARTSQRTPILSAVLEVAADYEPAVEAVRSDLVEAAKVTGSFSVKVAGAVQGADVATEPVDSGTAAADSPDTGATSQGAEAGNSHGEVPVRVRSVELGEAPARPARS; translated from the coding sequence ATGTCTGAGACCTCCACGCCCGCCGAGGGCTCCCGCCACCTCCCCTCCGAGCTCCACAGCCCGCGCGTGCCCGGCAAGGTCAGCACCGACGGCCTGGAGGAGACCTGGGGGCAGCGCTGGGAGGAGGAGGGCGCCTACGCCTTCGACCGGGACGCGCAGCGCCACGAGGTCTTCTCCATCGACACCCCGCCGCCCACGGTCTCCGGCTCCCTGCACGTGGGCCACGTCTTCTCCTACACCCACACCGACACGATCGCCCGCTACCAGCGCATGCGTGGAAAAGCCGTCTTCTACCCCATGGGCTGGGACGACAACGGCCTGCCTACCGAGCGCCGCGTCCAGAACTACTTCGGGGTGCGCTGCGACCCCTCCCTGCCCTACGACCCGGACTTCACCCCGCCCCACACCGGCGGGGAGGGGAAGTCGGTCAAGGCCCGGGACCAGGTGCCGGTCTCGCGCCGGAACTTTGTCGAGCTGTGCGAGCGCCTCACCGTGGAGGACGAGGCCCAGTTCGAGGCCCTGTGGCGCCGCCTGGGCCTGAGCGTGGACTGGTCACAGACCTACCAGACCATCGGCCCGCGCGCCCGCACGGTGGCCCAGGCCGCGTTCCTGCGCAACCTGGCCCGTGGTGAGGCCTACCAGGCCGCTGCCCCTGGCCTGTGGGACGTCACCTTCCAGACTGCGGTAGCCCAGGCCGAGCTGGAGTCACGGGAGTACCCCGGCTTCTACCACCGCCTGGCCTTCCATGTCACTGACGCCCAGGTCGCCGCGCAGGCGGCCGCAGCCGGGGCGCCGGTCGAGGACGGCCCGGGGGGTACCAGGGACGTGTGCATCGAGACCACCCGGCCCGAGCTCCTGGCCGCCTGCGTGGCGCTGGTGGCCCACCCCGACGACGAGCGCTACCAGCCCCTGTTCGGCGCCACCGTCACCTCACCCGTGTTCGGCGTGGAGGTCCCGGTCCTGGCACACCCGGCGGCGGAGATGGACAAGGGTGCGGGCATCGCCATGTGCTGCACCTTCGGTGACACCACCGACATCGACTGGTGGCGGGACCTGGACCTGCCGCTGCGGGCGATCCTGCGCAAGGACGGTCGGATCGAGACCGAGGTGCCGCAGTGGATCACTCAGGAGGCGGGCCGCCAGGCCTACGCGGCCATGGCGGGCAAGACGGCATTCTCCGCCCGGCAGGTGGTGGTGGAGGCGCTGGCGGCCTCCGGGGAGATGCGCGGGGAGCCGGTCCGCACCGTGCGCCAGACCAACTTCTTCGAGAAGGGCGACAAGCCCCTGGAGATCGTCACCTCCCGGCAGTGGTACATCCGCAACGGCGGCAGGGCCTGGACCAACCCGGCCTCGGGCAGGGACCTGAACGCCGAGCTTCTGGAGCGCGGCCGTGAGCTGGCCTTCCACCCCGACTTCATGCGGGTGCGGTACGAGAACTGGGTCACAGGCCTCAACAACGACTGGCTTATCTCCCGCCAGCGCTTCTTCGGCGTCCCCTTCCCGGTGTGGTACCGGGTGGGCGCCGACGGCCAGGTGGACTACGACGCCGTCATCACCCCGGAGGAGTCCGCCCTGCCGGTGGACCCCTCCTCTGACCCGGCCCCCGGCTACACCGAGGACCAGCGGGGGGTACCCGGCGGGTTCGTCGGCGAGGTGGACATCATGGACACCTGGGCCACCTCCTCCCTGACGCCCCAGCTCGCCTCGGGGTGGCTGACCGACGAGGACCTGTTCGCCCGGGTCTACCCCATGGACCTGCGCCCCCAGGGACAGGACATCATCCGCACCTGGCTGTTCTCCTCGGTGGTGCGCGCCAACCTAGAGTTCGGCGCCCTGCCGTGGGCCAGCACCGGGCTGTCAGGGTGGATCCTGGACTCCGACCACAAGAAGATGTCGAAGTCCAAGGGTAACGTGGTCACCCCCATGGGCCTGCTGGAGCAGTTCGGCGCCGACGCCGTGCGCTACTGGGCGGCCTCGGCCCGCCTGGGCCTGGACGCGGCCTTCGAGGAGTCCCAGATCAAGATCGGCCGACGCCTGGCCATCAAGATCCTCAACGCCTCCAAGTTCGCCCTGTCCATGGGGATCCCCTGGGACGCCGACGAGGAGGCCCGTGCCGCCGCACCCGCGCCCAGCCTGGACGCCTCCCAGGTGACCGAGCCCCTTGACCGGGCCGTGCTGGCGGCGCTGGCAGATGTGGTGGAGGCGGCGACCACCGCCTTCGACAGCTACGGGCACGCCCGCGCCCTGGAGGTCACCGAGTCGTTCTTCTGGACCTTCTGCGACGACTACATCGAGCTGGTCAAGGACCGTGCCAACGACGCCGAGGGCACCCACACGGCTGGTGCCGTGCGCAGCGCCCGGACCACCCTGGCGCTGGCGGTGGACACCTTCGTGCGGCTGCTCGCCCCGTTCCTGCCCTACGCCACCGAGGAGGTGTGGAGCTGGTACCGCACGGGCTCGGTGCACCGTTCCGCCTGGCCTGAGGCGGCACCACTGCGCCAGGCCGCTCAGGGTGCGGACTCCACCCTGGTGTCCCAGGCGGGCACCGTCCTGGCCGCGCTGCGGCGGGTGAAGTCGGAGGCCAGGACCAGCCAGAGGACCCCGATCCTCAGCGCCGTGCTGGAGGTCGCTGCCGACTACGAGCCAGCCGTGGAGGCGGTGCGCTCCGACCTGGTGGAGGCCGCCAAGGTCACCGGCTCCTTCAGCGTCAAGGTCGCCGGGGCGGTCCAGGGCGCGGACGTAGCCACTGAGCCTGTTGACAGCGGTACTGCGGCTGCCGACAGCCCGGACACCGGTGCCACGAGCCAGGGCGCTGAGGCTGGTAACAGTCACGGGGAGGTACCGGTGCGGGTCCGCTCCGTCGAGCTGGGTGAGGCACCGGCCCGGCCAGCCCGGTCCTAG
- a CDS encoding ubiquitin-like protein Pup, whose product MSEFAQPSRSHHDDPAPDDTPPPPRGPARGQDLDSVLDVIDEVLAVDAQEFVRGFVQKGGQ is encoded by the coding sequence ATGAGTGAGTTCGCCCAGCCCTCGCGCTCCCACCACGACGACCCCGCGCCCGACGACACCCCGCCCCCGCCCCGCGGGCCCGCCCGCGGCCAGGACCTTGACTCTGTGCTTGACGTCATCGACGAGGTCCTGGCGGTGGATGCCCAGGAGTTTGTTCGCGGGTTCGTCCAGAAGGGTGGCCAGTGA
- a CDS encoding LacI family DNA-binding transcriptional regulator, with the protein MVATRADVARRAGVSPSTVTYVLTGERPTRRQTRERVMRAVRELGYQPNTAARSLASRVPRSVGVLFRMERAGIDLSDLDYVDGVRSRLESEGIQVSVPVLHRDSLLGSLRGLVRSQTLDAAVLMDVTVGDERERMLLDEEMPTVLIGTSRQEGGAPSVDADFEQMAELTVSHLAGLGHRRLVFLMRGDKTQKANAYQAQRRALRQAARRRGLFHLEVPVPENVAQGLRVLDNDTLVEGCTAVVSNNPEAMGGLVAAALARGLSIPEGFSLISLGATGFRDVQERLVSEVSVDRAAMGCAAGDLMVRVSAEPTFCEHTLMDGILYDHGSTAPPWPRRG; encoded by the coding sequence ATGGTGGCTACCCGTGCCGACGTCGCCAGAAGGGCTGGCGTCTCACCGTCCACGGTCACCTACGTCCTCACCGGTGAGCGCCCCACCCGTAGGCAGACTCGTGAGCGCGTCATGCGGGCGGTGCGTGAGCTCGGATACCAGCCCAACACGGCCGCGCGGTCGCTGGCCTCCCGCGTCCCCCGCTCGGTCGGGGTTCTCTTCCGTATGGAGCGGGCCGGCATCGACCTGTCGGACCTGGACTACGTGGACGGGGTGCGCTCGCGGCTGGAGTCCGAGGGCATCCAGGTCTCGGTGCCGGTGCTCCACCGTGACAGCCTCCTGGGTTCCCTGCGCGGCCTGGTGCGTTCCCAGACGCTGGACGCGGCTGTGCTCATGGACGTGACCGTGGGGGACGAGCGGGAGCGGATGCTGCTGGACGAGGAGATGCCCACCGTCCTCATCGGCACCTCCCGGCAGGAGGGCGGGGCCCCGAGCGTGGACGCTGACTTTGAGCAGATGGCTGAGCTGACCGTGAGCCACCTGGCGGGCCTGGGGCACCGACGCCTGGTGTTCCTCATGCGCGGTGACAAGACGCAGAAGGCTAACGCCTACCAGGCCCAGCGCCGTGCCCTGCGCCAGGCGGCGCGACGCCGGGGCCTGTTCCACCTGGAGGTTCCTGTGCCTGAGAACGTGGCGCAGGGGCTGCGGGTCCTGGACAATGACACGCTGGTGGAGGGGTGCACCGCAGTGGTGTCGAATAACCCGGAGGCGATGGGTGGCCTTGTTGCCGCGGCGCTGGCGCGCGGGCTGAGCATCCCTGAGGGCTTCTCCCTCATCAGCCTGGGGGCGACGGGGTTCCGGGACGTCCAGGAGAGACTGGTTAGCGAGGTCAGCGTGGACCGCGCGGCCATGGGCTGTGCTGCCGGGGACCTCATGGTGCGCGTCAGCGCCGAACCGACCTTCTGCGAGCACACCCTCATGGACGGGATTCTCTATGACCACGGCTCGACGGCGCCCCCGTGGCCCCGGCGGGGCTGA
- the arc gene encoding proteasome ATPase: protein MAATSRTPRASQATSVSPAPEGPESTGSPGPAETAVPSAVGEAEGADSRLRELTEQVGALTRKNNHLASALRAARTELATLHDDVKALQAPPLAHATVLAVDATERTADVSLAGRRHRVGVGPGVIASTLAPGTDVVLNEHLVITAVAPAPRFGDVVTVKETYADSTVLVLARHDEEQVLALSEELERARPRVGDALVADLTARMAMRAVVRAEVEDLLLEEVPDVSYTDIGGLGGQIDLIRDAVELPFLHPDLYREHRLAPPRGVLLYGPPGCGKTLIAKAVAASLGQGSGQDSYFLNIKGPQLLDKYVGETERRIRVIFARAREKAAEGIPVVVFFDEMDSLFRTRGSGRSSDVETTVVPQMLAEIDGVDELDNVVVIGATNREDMIDPAILRPGRLDVKIHVARPDADGAREILATYLTEDLPLREDLVAAHGSPAAAVAALADDVVARLYTRTTATEMVELSRADGEVEILHVADLVSGAMLANIVDRAKKAAVKELVTTGARGLGAGHLERAVVEEIVENEGLPATVHPDDWARVAGRRGAAVVSMRVLQRERAL from the coding sequence ATGGCCGCCACCTCTCGTACGCCACGGGCGTCTCAGGCGACGTCCGTTTCACCCGCTCCGGAGGGCCCTGAGAGCACAGGGAGCCCGGGGCCTGCGGAGACCGCTGTCCCATCTGCGGTCGGGGAGGCTGAGGGTGCCGACTCCCGTCTGCGCGAGTTGACCGAGCAGGTGGGTGCCCTCACCCGCAAGAACAACCACCTGGCCAGCGCCTTGCGGGCGGCACGCACCGAGCTGGCCACCCTCCACGACGACGTCAAGGCCCTCCAGGCCCCGCCCCTGGCCCACGCCACCGTGCTCGCCGTTGACGCCACCGAGCGCACCGCGGACGTCTCCCTGGCGGGTAGGCGCCACCGGGTGGGGGTGGGGCCGGGCGTCATCGCCTCCACCCTGGCCCCCGGCACCGACGTGGTCCTCAACGAGCACCTGGTCATCACCGCCGTGGCCCCGGCGCCACGCTTCGGTGACGTAGTCACCGTCAAGGAGACCTACGCGGACTCCACCGTGCTGGTGCTGGCCCGTCACGACGAGGAACAGGTCCTGGCCCTGTCCGAGGAGCTGGAGCGTGCACGGCCCCGGGTGGGTGACGCCCTGGTGGCGGACCTGACCGCGCGCATGGCCATGCGCGCAGTGGTGCGTGCCGAGGTCGAGGACCTGCTCCTGGAGGAGGTGCCTGATGTCTCCTACACCGATATCGGTGGCCTGGGTGGCCAGATCGACCTCATCCGCGACGCCGTCGAGCTGCCGTTTCTCCACCCCGACCTCTACCGGGAGCACCGCCTGGCCCCGCCGCGCGGCGTGCTCCTCTACGGCCCGCCCGGATGCGGCAAGACCCTCATTGCCAAGGCCGTGGCCGCCTCCCTGGGGCAGGGCAGCGGCCAGGACTCCTACTTCCTCAACATCAAGGGCCCCCAGCTGCTGGACAAGTACGTGGGCGAGACCGAGCGGCGCATCCGCGTCATCTTCGCCCGCGCCCGGGAGAAGGCCGCCGAGGGGATCCCCGTGGTCGTCTTCTTTGACGAGATGGACTCCCTGTTCCGTACCCGCGGCTCGGGGCGGTCCTCGGACGTGGAGACCACCGTGGTGCCCCAGATGCTGGCCGAGATCGACGGCGTGGACGAGCTGGACAACGTCGTGGTCATCGGCGCCACCAACCGGGAGGACATGATCGACCCGGCGATCCTGCGGCCGGGCCGCCTGGACGTCAAGATCCACGTCGCCCGCCCTGACGCTGACGGTGCCCGGGAGATCCTGGCCACCTACCTCACCGAGGACCTGCCCCTGCGCGAGGACCTGGTGGCTGCCCACGGCTCGCCGGCGGCGGCGGTGGCCGCCCTGGCCGACGACGTCGTGGCGCGGCTCTACACGCGCACCACCGCCACCGAGATGGTCGAGCTGAGCCGTGCCGACGGCGAGGTGGAGATCCTCCACGTTGCCGACCTCGTCTCCGGGGCGATGCTGGCCAACATTGTGGACCGCGCCAAGAAGGCGGCTGTCAAGGAGCTGGTGACTACCGGTGCGCGCGGCCTGGGGGCCGGGCACCTGGAGCGCGCCGTCGTGGAGGAGATCGTGGAGAACGAGGGACTGCCCGCCACCGTCCACCCCGACGACTGGGCGCGCGTGGCAGGACGGCGCGGTGCCGCGGTAGTGTCCATGCGGGTGCTCCAGCGGGAGCGTGCGCTGTGA
- a CDS encoding GAD-like domain-containing protein: MRMSRAEWDEAWLHATPEWVDANMDDLVEEGYAPMGVGAPVTAEHVGYFGGVLPASVLHLWERFGFDGFGQGRWWFTDPFRWAPVVQAWLEGTEVPFPSQRWWCLARNATGEMQLWGEVSGPALDVNPALGWVRPHAGSARDMADPVMRERMGCIALTSPSEDLDEDDDTGVLVVDWAIEHLGVLGAGQVYGLTPAYCFTGRVSLDQVGIEDAVAHLTFLAQAQEHTLVEDFSAAAAEVAASIAAGGPGTGGSDETGGGPGSAGGPGGPGGPGGTGPAPGTDS, from the coding sequence ATGCGGATGAGCAGGGCTGAGTGGGACGAGGCGTGGCTGCACGCCACGCCTGAGTGGGTGGACGCCAACATGGACGACCTGGTGGAGGAGGGGTACGCGCCGATGGGTGTGGGTGCCCCCGTCACCGCCGAGCACGTGGGCTACTTCGGCGGTGTGCTGCCCGCCTCGGTGCTGCACCTGTGGGAGCGGTTCGGCTTCGACGGGTTCGGGCAGGGGCGGTGGTGGTTCACTGATCCCTTCCGGTGGGCCCCGGTGGTCCAGGCGTGGCTGGAGGGCACGGAGGTGCCGTTCCCCAGCCAGCGGTGGTGGTGCCTGGCCCGCAACGCCACGGGCGAGATGCAGCTGTGGGGGGAGGTCTCCGGCCCCGCGCTGGACGTCAATCCCGCCCTGGGGTGGGTGCGTCCCCACGCGGGCAGTGCCCGGGACATGGCCGACCCGGTGATGCGTGAGCGCATGGGCTGTATTGCGCTGACCTCCCCGTCGGAGGACCTGGACGAGGACGACGACACGGGTGTTCTGGTGGTGGACTGGGCGATCGAGCACCTGGGGGTCCTGGGGGCGGGGCAGGTCTACGGGCTGACCCCGGCCTACTGCTTCACCGGGAGGGTCAGCCTGGACCAGGTGGGTATTGAGGACGCGGTCGCGCACCTTACTTTTCTGGCCCAGGCCCAGGAGCACACCCTGGTGGAGGACTTCTCCGCCGCAGCGGCCGAGGTCGCCGCCAGCATCGCCGCGGGCGGCCCGGGCACCGGTGGCAGCGACGAGACAGGCGGCGGCCCGGGCAGTGCCGGTGGCCCCGGCGGTCCCGGCGGCCCTGGTGGCACCGGTCCCGCCCCGGGGACGGACTCCTGA